A section of the Kribbella sp. HUAS MG21 genome encodes:
- a CDS encoding aminoglycoside phosphotransferase family protein — protein MTRDDGTTAHDSAFDANLEFRPVTIADGVVTRPASAQTATVHAFLEHLRGQGLEDVVPEPLSNDGTTETLRLIEGDAGGDAWYHQHDLEGLESAARLLRRIHDASRSWVPPTDAVFGHPVLARGGRMFCHGDPGPWNFVWRDGRAVGLFDWDYLHPGDPVDDIAYALFWFAPTRADHHCRNWHHFPEVPDRRTRIHHFLTAYGPTPPFDVVDAIITRGQATITLIHSLAAQGTEPQRTWATNGLPEQQATELAWLATHRTTLTP, from the coding sequence CGGTGACCATCGCCGACGGAGTCGTCACGCGCCCGGCGTCCGCCCAGACCGCGACCGTGCACGCGTTCCTCGAGCATCTGCGCGGCCAGGGCCTGGAGGACGTCGTACCCGAGCCGTTGTCGAACGACGGTACGACGGAAACCCTGCGCCTGATCGAAGGCGACGCCGGCGGCGACGCCTGGTACCACCAGCACGATCTCGAGGGCCTCGAGTCGGCGGCACGGCTGCTGCGCCGCATCCACGACGCCTCCCGTAGCTGGGTGCCGCCGACCGACGCCGTCTTCGGGCATCCCGTACTCGCGCGCGGCGGCCGGATGTTCTGCCACGGCGACCCCGGCCCGTGGAACTTCGTCTGGCGAGACGGCCGCGCCGTGGGCCTCTTCGACTGGGACTACCTGCACCCCGGCGATCCGGTCGACGACATCGCGTACGCCCTGTTCTGGTTCGCCCCCACCCGAGCCGACCACCACTGCCGGAACTGGCACCACTTCCCGGAAGTCCCCGACCGCCGCACCCGCATCCACCACTTCCTCACCGCCTACGGCCCCACCCCACCCTTCGACGTCGTCGACGCCATCATCACCCGCGGCCAAGCAACCATCACCCTGATCCACTCCCTAGCCGCCCAAGGCACCGAACCCCAACGCACCTGGGCAACCAACGGCCTCCCCGAACAACAAGCCACGGAACTCGCCTGGCTAGCCACCCACCGAACCACCCTGACCCCGTAG
- a CDS encoding VOC family protein, producing MSIDIQNVVFACPGDSDESYQVGGRRSASFYADLLGMRIVREDWYVIADEDDPDGLTLAFGDGPIDYRPPRWPDPDFPQQMHLDISVDDLDSSEQRALRLGASKLQDKGSFRTYADPDGHPFCLYADTTEDPTGRTRLGRIDRVVIDCYSPRTLAGFYAALLDMPRRELDTPERVVIARADGRRPALAFQHAKFPAPRWPDPAYPQQVHLDLRIPNPDTPRMKAARDLAEQLGAILLKNANGAFHVYGDPAGHPFCL from the coding sequence ATGAGCATCGACATTCAGAACGTCGTGTTCGCCTGTCCGGGCGACTCCGACGAGAGCTACCAGGTCGGTGGCCGGCGTTCGGCCTCGTTCTATGCGGACCTCCTCGGGATGCGGATCGTTCGCGAGGACTGGTACGTGATCGCCGACGAGGACGACCCGGACGGACTCACGCTGGCCTTCGGTGACGGGCCGATCGACTATCGCCCGCCGCGCTGGCCGGACCCGGACTTTCCGCAGCAGATGCACCTCGACATCTCGGTCGACGACCTGGACAGCTCTGAGCAGCGGGCTCTGCGGCTCGGTGCTTCCAAGCTTCAGGACAAGGGCTCGTTCCGCACGTACGCCGACCCGGACGGACATCCGTTCTGCCTGTACGCCGACACCACCGAGGACCCGACAGGACGCACGCGGCTCGGGCGCATCGACCGAGTGGTGATCGACTGCTACAGCCCACGAACCCTTGCCGGCTTCTACGCCGCCCTCCTCGACATGCCAAGGCGTGAACTCGACACACCCGAACGCGTCGTCATCGCCCGAGCCGACGGACGCCGACCGGCCTTGGCGTTCCAGCACGCCAAGTTCCCAGCTCCCCGCTGGCCGGACCCGGCGTACCCCCAACAGGTCCACCTGGACCTCCGCATCCCCAACCCTGACACCCCACGCATGAAGGCCGCCCGCGACCTGGCCGAGCAACTCGGCGCAATCCTCCTGAAGAACGCCAACGGCGCGTTCCACGTGTACGGCGACCCCGCCGGCCACCCCTTCTGCCTGTAG
- a CDS encoding SRPBCC domain-containing protein: MKDVLDELAAARRAVGKGSVPAGEAYTVEVRRRYGVPVVDVWDAITSPERLRRWLKPVSGDLRVGGKFEVDGGEHGEILRCDPPRLLKVSWLYGPDADAWPGTSEVEVRLAPGPDGATEFELIHAAVLEEPLFPTYGPGAGGVGWDLHLLALARLLADGESIDHEAIGKSAEGREFIRRSAAAWGEAHLAAGGEPEHVAAAVEATTEFYAPDVTC; encoded by the coding sequence ATGAAAGACGTGCTCGATGAACTCGCGGCCGCGCGGCGGGCGGTGGGGAAGGGGAGCGTGCCTGCTGGTGAGGCGTACACCGTTGAAGTGCGGCGGCGATATGGAGTGCCGGTCGTAGATGTGTGGGACGCCATTACCAGTCCCGAGCGGCTGCGGCGGTGGTTGAAGCCGGTCTCGGGGGATCTGCGGGTTGGTGGGAAGTTCGAGGTGGACGGTGGTGAGCACGGCGAGATCCTTCGGTGCGATCCGCCGCGTCTGCTCAAGGTGTCCTGGCTCTATGGGCCGGACGCCGACGCTTGGCCCGGCACCAGTGAGGTGGAAGTGCGTCTCGCACCAGGCCCGGACGGCGCCACCGAGTTCGAACTGATCCACGCAGCAGTTCTCGAGGAGCCGCTCTTCCCGACCTACGGGCCCGGTGCCGGCGGCGTGGGCTGGGACCTGCATCTGCTCGCGCTGGCCCGGCTGCTGGCCGATGGCGAGAGCATCGATCATGAAGCGATCGGGAAGTCGGCCGAAGGGCGCGAGTTCATCCGGCGCAGTGCTGCGGCCTGGGGTGAGGCTCACCTGGCCGCCGGTGGTGAACCCGAGCACGTCGCCGCCGCGGTCGAGGCGACCACCGAGTTCTACGCGCCCGATGTGACCTGCTGA
- a CDS encoding GNAT family N-acetyltransferase — MGAIERGEYAPAPAQSPERLREQLTDPSTTRWAGLLDGSVVGAAEVRPAGEPKTAFTRIYVLPDMRGHGVGRSLLTEVVRDQQAAGLEILATTVLADTPGARFALDLGATVGDELVINVLDFATLDHAALERRVATDHDGYHLLHWSGRAPDLLVDSYALVKRAIADAPNNHLPPGAVAAWDRDLVRRHERERAARGADLWVTAAVVAGTSTVAAFTAVEVGRSTVDVGQEDTVVLSEHRRQGLATWVKAAMALRLANELPNVRRLSSTTAVANTGMRAVNARTGFRELTRRLLITLEIPALAERLHLL; from the coding sequence GTGGGTGCGATTGAGCGCGGAGAATACGCTCCCGCACCCGCCCAGTCCCCCGAACGTCTCCGCGAGCAGCTCACCGACCCGAGCACTACTCGATGGGCTGGTCTGCTCGACGGGAGTGTGGTCGGGGCCGCCGAGGTCCGTCCCGCCGGCGAGCCAAAGACGGCATTCACGCGGATCTACGTCCTGCCCGACATGCGTGGCCACGGCGTCGGCCGGTCGCTTCTCACTGAAGTGGTCCGTGACCAGCAGGCTGCGGGTCTGGAGATTCTCGCCACCACGGTCCTCGCGGACACACCCGGCGCGAGATTCGCCCTCGATCTCGGCGCCACGGTCGGTGACGAACTCGTCATCAACGTACTGGACTTCGCGACCCTCGACCATGCCGCCCTCGAGCGGCGCGTAGCTACCGACCATGACGGTTACCACCTCCTGCACTGGTCCGGCCGAGCACCCGACCTCCTGGTCGACTCCTACGCCCTGGTAAAGCGCGCGATCGCCGATGCGCCGAACAACCATCTGCCGCCAGGTGCGGTCGCGGCGTGGGATCGCGACCTCGTACGCCGGCATGAACGCGAACGCGCCGCCCGCGGTGCCGACCTGTGGGTCACCGCCGCCGTCGTCGCCGGCACGTCCACGGTGGCGGCATTCACCGCGGTGGAGGTCGGCCGCTCAACCGTCGACGTCGGCCAGGAGGACACGGTCGTCCTGAGCGAGCACCGACGACAGGGACTGGCGACTTGGGTGAAGGCCGCTATGGCCCTCCGACTCGCGAACGAGCTGCCGAACGTACGTCGCCTGTCCAGCACCACCGCCGTCGCCAACACCGGGATGCGAGCCGTCAACGCACGCACAGGCTTCCGCGAACTCACCCGACGCCTCCTCATCACACTCGAGATCCCCGCTCTGGCGGAGCGACTCCACCTCCTCTGA
- a CDS encoding aminoglycoside phosphotransferase family protein, whose product MNLDIPDQVRKTVVADGNESWLAELPSLVDSLAQEWSLTIGSSFAGGHAALVVEVTLAEGTPAVLKIGVPGREVRQEAIVFRLANGEGCAKLFAEDMDRQALLLERLGAPMYDVVADPASRIDLLCELAVRLWRPIGPDVDLPTGAKLAEQYAARLPELWEQAGRPCTPATVADALDCMNRRRVAHDDRSAVLVHGDIHEMNALQASDGSYKLIDPSGLRAEPACDLGTIGRSNPDLGDDLRARTEQLAARTGVDATAIWEWGTIHRVFSGVYAYSIGFQPFGELLLTEADRLTA is encoded by the coding sequence ATGAACCTCGACATTCCTGACCAGGTTCGCAAGACGGTCGTAGCCGACGGGAACGAATCCTGGCTGGCCGAACTGCCGAGCCTGGTCGACTCGCTGGCCCAGGAGTGGTCCCTGACGATCGGGTCCAGCTTCGCGGGCGGTCACGCCGCCCTGGTCGTCGAGGTGACGCTCGCCGAAGGAACGCCGGCAGTCCTCAAGATCGGTGTCCCAGGTCGGGAAGTCAGACAGGAGGCCATCGTGTTCCGCCTGGCGAACGGCGAGGGATGCGCCAAGCTGTTCGCCGAAGACATGGATCGCCAAGCCCTTCTGCTGGAGCGCCTCGGCGCTCCGATGTACGACGTCGTGGCCGACCCAGCAAGCCGCATCGACCTGCTGTGCGAACTGGCGGTTCGCCTGTGGCGTCCGATCGGTCCCGACGTTGACCTTCCAACCGGCGCGAAGTTGGCTGAGCAGTACGCCGCTCGGCTGCCAGAACTCTGGGAACAGGCAGGTCGACCATGTACACCGGCCACTGTGGCAGACGCCCTTGATTGCATGAATCGTCGTCGCGTCGCCCACGACGATCGATCCGCGGTACTGGTCCACGGTGACATCCACGAGATGAACGCCCTGCAGGCGAGCGACGGCAGCTACAAGCTCATCGATCCATCCGGCCTACGGGCCGAACCGGCATGCGACCTCGGCACCATCGGGCGTAGCAATCCGGACCTCGGCGACGACCTCCGCGCACGGACCGAGCAACTGGCAGCCCGCACAGGCGTCGACGCCACAGCCATCTGGGAATGGGGAACCATCCACCGAGTCTTCAGCGGCGTCTACGCCTACAGCATCGGCTTCCAGCCCTTCGGCGAACTCCTCCTAACCGAAGCAGACCGCCTCACGGCGTAA
- the istB gene encoding IS21-like element helper ATPase IstB — protein MATRASSPGKPGTVVKTERDLSGELAFLTRALKAPTLREAVPRLAERARAESWTHEEFLAACLQREVSARESHGGEGRIRAARFPARKSLEEFDFDHARGLKRDVIAHLGTLDFIAGKENVVFLGPPGTGKTHLATGIAIRACQAGHRVLFATAAEWVDRLAETHTAGRLQDELRRLGRYPLLVIDEVGYIPFEHEAANLFFQLVSSRYERASLIVTSNKEFGRWGEVFGDDTVAAAMIDRLVHHADVIALKGDSYRLKNHNLGRIPTPTDDQP, from the coding sequence ATGGCAACCCGCGCGAGCTCGCCCGGCAAGCCCGGCACGGTCGTCAAGACCGAACGAGACCTGAGTGGTGAACTGGCGTTCCTGACCAGGGCGTTGAAGGCACCAACCCTGCGCGAAGCCGTCCCACGACTGGCCGAACGAGCCAGGGCCGAGTCATGGACGCATGAGGAGTTCCTGGCCGCATGTCTGCAACGCGAAGTCTCAGCCCGTGAGTCCCACGGCGGCGAGGGCCGGATCCGGGCCGCTAGATTCCCCGCCCGCAAGAGCCTCGAGGAGTTCGACTTCGACCACGCCCGCGGACTCAAACGCGACGTCATCGCCCACCTCGGCACACTCGACTTCATCGCCGGCAAGGAGAACGTGGTGTTCCTCGGACCACCCGGCACCGGCAAGACTCACCTCGCCACCGGCATCGCCATCCGCGCCTGCCAAGCCGGCCACCGCGTCCTGTTCGCCACCGCCGCCGAATGGGTCGACCGGCTCGCCGAAACCCACACCGCGGGCCGGCTCCAAGACGAACTCCGCCGCCTAGGCCGCTACCCACTACTCGTCATCGACGAAGTCGGCTACATCCCCTTCGAACACGAAGCCGCGAACCTCTTCTTCCAACTCGTCTCGTCACGCTACGAACGAGCATCCCTGATCGTGACCAGCAACAAAGAGTTCGGCCGCTGGGGCGAAGTCTTCGGAGACGACACCGTCGCCGCCGCCATGATCGACCGGCTCGTCCACCACGCCGACGTCATCGCCCTCAAAGGCGACTCCTACCGCCTCAAGAACCACAACCTCGGCCGGATCCCCACACCGACCGACGACCAACCATGA
- the istA gene encoding IS21 family transposase, whose protein sequence is MMTVEDWAEIRRLYRSEGKAIKAIARELGISRNAVRRALARDTAPKYVRVSRGSRVDGVEPQIRQLLKETPTMPATVIAERIGWQHGLTVLKDRVRVLRPYYLPSDPASRTEYDAGHRVQCDLWFPPARVPLGAGQAGSPPVLVMTSGYSRMRWALMIASRQAPDLIAGHWQLLQNIGAVPRELVWDNESAVGCWRRGKPTLTDEFETFRGSLGIGVHLCRPRDPEAKGLVERNNGYFETSFLPGRTFIGHRDFNAQLTDWLVLANARHSRRIGCAPTARWATDRAAMLAMPPTAPSIGWSARVRLPRDYYVRIASNDYSVDPVVVGRFVDVNADLTTVTITCSGTVVGRHQRCWARHQTITDPAHRETAKRLAHYAAAGRDHATSRATGAEVVVERRDLSVYDTVFGLTHPAGQAGHAGQAGDRAGGEVA, encoded by the coding sequence GTGATGACAGTGGAGGACTGGGCTGAGATCCGTCGGTTGTACAGGTCGGAGGGCAAGGCGATCAAGGCGATCGCGCGTGAGCTGGGGATCTCGCGGAATGCTGTTCGTCGTGCGCTGGCGCGAGACACGGCGCCGAAGTATGTCCGGGTCTCGAGGGGTTCGAGGGTTGATGGGGTCGAACCTCAGATCAGGCAGTTGTTGAAGGAGACCCCGACGATGCCGGCCACGGTGATCGCGGAGCGGATCGGCTGGCAGCATGGGTTGACGGTGCTCAAGGATCGGGTCCGGGTGCTGCGGCCGTACTATCTGCCGTCGGATCCGGCGTCCCGGACGGAATATGACGCGGGGCATCGGGTGCAGTGCGATCTGTGGTTCCCGCCGGCCCGGGTGCCGCTGGGAGCTGGCCAAGCAGGATCACCGCCGGTGCTGGTGATGACGTCTGGCTACTCGCGGATGCGGTGGGCGTTGATGATCGCGTCGCGGCAGGCACCGGACCTGATCGCGGGGCACTGGCAGCTGCTGCAGAATATCGGCGCGGTGCCGCGCGAGCTGGTCTGGGACAACGAGTCCGCGGTGGGGTGTTGGCGGCGCGGCAAGCCGACACTGACGGACGAGTTCGAAACGTTCCGCGGCAGCCTGGGCATCGGGGTGCATCTGTGTCGGCCCCGCGACCCGGAGGCCAAGGGGCTGGTTGAGCGGAACAACGGCTACTTCGAGACCTCGTTCCTGCCCGGGCGGACGTTCATCGGGCACCGCGACTTCAACGCCCAGCTGACCGACTGGCTGGTGCTGGCCAACGCCCGGCACTCACGGCGGATCGGCTGCGCGCCGACGGCACGGTGGGCCACTGACCGGGCGGCGATGCTGGCGATGCCGCCGACGGCTCCGTCGATCGGATGGTCGGCCCGGGTCCGGCTGCCGCGGGACTACTACGTGCGGATCGCGTCCAACGACTATTCCGTCGATCCCGTCGTGGTCGGCCGGTTCGTCGACGTCAACGCGGACCTCACCACGGTCACCATCACCTGCAGCGGCACGGTCGTGGGCAGGCACCAGCGGTGCTGGGCCAGGCACCAGACCATCACCGACCCTGCCCATCGAGAGACCGCGAAGCGTCTTGCCCACTACGCCGCAGCGGGCAGAGACCACGCCACCAGCCGAGCGACCGGGGCTGAGGTCGTGGTGGAACGCCGAGACTTGTCGGTCTACGACACCGTGTTCGGCCTGACCCACCCGGCCGGGCAGGCCGGGCACGCCGGGCAGGCCGGGGATCGCGCCGGCGGAGAGGTGGCGTGA
- a CDS encoding TIGR02391 family protein, which produces MDGEWMQEQLTRYLYLADTYDAELRDAAYESVSSEAQRLNDEATMLLPTIERILTALDVMPETGLLPPAYRGSNETPRWIKQGLGILRDRDEWSARLAPQAPILAAEGFHPLVWEAAAPLWDADPVAAVETAAKWLTASIQQKAGSKLPDRELVIDVFSPKPNKGRTRLWFPGDPEDRTWKSRQEGLHYLSTGAYSGIRNIAAHSHDPGWSEHEALEYLAVLSTVARWSDETTVVNPS; this is translated from the coding sequence GTGGACGGCGAGTGGATGCAGGAGCAGCTGACAAGGTACTTGTACCTCGCGGACACGTACGACGCTGAGCTGCGCGATGCGGCCTATGAATCGGTGTCGAGCGAGGCGCAGCGGCTCAACGACGAGGCGACGATGTTGTTGCCGACGATCGAGCGGATACTGACGGCGCTCGACGTCATGCCTGAGACTGGCCTGCTCCCTCCGGCGTACCGTGGATCCAACGAGACTCCTCGCTGGATCAAACAAGGCCTTGGAATACTTCGCGACCGCGACGAATGGTCAGCCAGGCTCGCGCCGCAAGCTCCAATACTGGCCGCCGAAGGGTTCCATCCGTTGGTTTGGGAGGCTGCCGCGCCGTTGTGGGACGCCGATCCTGTGGCGGCGGTTGAGACTGCGGCAAAATGGTTGACGGCTTCGATTCAGCAGAAGGCTGGTTCGAAGCTGCCCGATCGCGAGCTTGTCATCGATGTGTTCTCGCCGAAGCCGAACAAGGGCAGGACTCGGCTCTGGTTCCCCGGCGATCCCGAGGACCGGACCTGGAAGTCGAGACAGGAGGGTCTTCACTATCTCTCGACTGGAGCCTATTCCGGTATTCGCAACATTGCCGCGCACTCTCATGATCCGGGCTGGTCGGAGCACGAGGCCTTGGAGTATCTAGCTGTCCTGTCGACCGTGGCTCGCTGGTCAGACGAGACCACGGTGGTCAACCCGTCGTAG
- a CDS encoding UTRA domain-containing protein has translation MDSIGVHITHVGEDVTGRAARPYEAETLVVPAGVPVLVIERTYYKRDRPVETADIVVSSERYVLSYRLPIPGR, from the coding sequence ATGGACAGCATCGGAGTTCACATCACTCACGTCGGAGAGGACGTTACGGGTCGTGCTGCGCGCCCGTACGAGGCGGAGACCCTGGTTGTTCCAGCCGGGGTGCCAGTCCTCGTCATCGAACGGACCTACTACAAGCGCGACCGGCCTGTGGAGACAGCAGACATCGTGGTCTCGTCTGAGCGTTACGTCCTCTCGTATCGCTTGCCGATTCCAGGACGCTAG
- a CDS encoding phage integrase SAM-like domain-containing protein: protein MRFEDFANQWHAAVTGRLSDNTRVKYRRYLDRQLIPKWGDWPMIGIFNSHFDIETWLTQLHNDYEESSVASYFGCFSTIINAAVKARVIPANPCSGIRVTGGDWESEKYVATPL from the coding sequence ATGCGCTTCGAAGACTTCGCCAATCAGTGGCACGCTGCCGTCACCGGCAGATTGAGTGACAACACCCGAGTCAAGTATCGCCGCTACCTCGACAGGCAACTGATCCCCAAGTGGGGGGACTGGCCGATGATCGGCATCTTCAACAGCCACTTCGACATCGAGACCTGGCTAACTCAGCTCCACAACGACTACGAAGAGTCTTCGGTTGCGTCGTACTTCGGATGCTTCTCTACGATCATAAACGCAGCGGTGAAGGCCAGGGTGATTCCGGCGAACCCATGCTCGGGTATCCGCGTGACTGGCGGGGACTGGGAATCGGAGAAGTACGTTGCCACACCGCTCTAG
- a CDS encoding tyrosine-type recombinase/integrase has protein sequence MRLYENELGLSGLVLGLLDAYTGGRWGELAGQTLVEYDQVSKAIAVFQPLKEVDGRLFNGGTDVTERASLDLANGARRPRRTRRNARTKSPAGERWVPLPPSVASIYELLLATRPSGSSFVFTSLQGKPWYRSNFRQRFWRPAWDGVDPSNPTSERHMPAILSGFRFHAGRHTHATWLTEDGNEEVARRARLGHKMKGRGRVYDHVTPEMERRVSEALEDRWVTSVLALDADERGKVLT, from the coding sequence ATGCGGCTGTACGAGAACGAGCTTGGGCTGAGTGGCCTCGTGCTTGGTCTTCTCGATGCGTACACCGGAGGCCGCTGGGGAGAATTGGCCGGCCAAACCCTCGTTGAATACGACCAGGTCAGTAAGGCGATTGCGGTCTTCCAACCGCTCAAAGAAGTCGACGGTCGGCTGTTCAATGGTGGAACCGACGTGACCGAGCGAGCCTCGCTCGACCTTGCAAACGGTGCGCGTCGTCCACGGCGTACGCGGCGGAACGCTCGTACCAAGTCGCCAGCGGGTGAGCGCTGGGTGCCTCTGCCTCCGAGCGTCGCATCGATCTACGAACTGCTCCTCGCGACCCGACCGAGTGGGAGTTCGTTCGTGTTCACCTCGCTGCAGGGCAAGCCCTGGTACCGCTCCAACTTCCGCCAGCGCTTCTGGCGGCCCGCATGGGACGGCGTCGATCCGAGCAACCCGACTTCGGAGCGCCACATGCCTGCGATCCTTTCGGGCTTCCGCTTCCACGCGGGGCGACACACGCACGCCACCTGGCTGACAGAGGACGGCAACGAGGAGGTCGCCCGCCGCGCTCGGCTTGGTCACAAGATGAAGGGCAGGGGTCGGGTATACGACCACGTGACGCCCGAGATGGAGCGACGAGTCTCGGAGGCTCTAGAGGACCGCTGGGTCACTTCCGTACTCGCGCTGGACGCCGACGAGCGGGGCAAGGTGCTCACGTAG
- a CDS encoding histidine phosphatase family protein, whose protein sequence is MTAGRLVVWRHGRTEWNLQDKIQGQADIPLDEVGVSQARAAAARLASLAPTRLFASDLQRAASTAGELAVLTGLKIEYDEALREIDVDDWAGLTMAELAALNPEAAARIRSGEPQRRGTHGETVEEVADRFAEALTRISTQGTSEDTIVIATHGLAARVGICLFLGIPQTSWPAFGGLSNCNWVSLLPGRAGWRIEEWNAGSLPEPVMSDDPQR, encoded by the coding sequence ATGACGGCGGGGCGACTGGTCGTCTGGCGGCACGGCCGGACGGAATGGAACCTGCAGGACAAGATCCAGGGCCAGGCCGACATCCCCCTCGACGAGGTCGGCGTCTCCCAGGCCCGCGCCGCCGCGGCCCGGCTGGCGTCCCTCGCCCCGACTCGGCTGTTCGCCAGCGACCTGCAGCGCGCGGCCTCCACGGCCGGTGAACTCGCCGTACTGACCGGCCTCAAGATCGAGTACGACGAGGCGCTCCGCGAGATCGACGTCGACGACTGGGCCGGCCTCACCATGGCCGAACTCGCCGCCCTCAACCCCGAGGCCGCCGCCCGCATCCGCAGCGGCGAACCCCAGCGCCGCGGCACCCACGGCGAAACCGTCGAAGAAGTCGCCGACCGCTTCGCCGAGGCCCTGACCCGCATCTCCACCCAGGGCACCTCCGAAGACACCATCGTCATCGCCACCCACGGCCTCGCCGCCCGCGTCGGCATCTGCCTGTTCCTAGGCATCCCCCAGACCAGCTGGCCCGCCTTCGGAGGCCTCTCCAACTGCAACTGGGTCTCGTTGTTGCCGGGCCGCGCCGGCTGGCGCATCGAAGAATGGAACGCCGGCTCCCTCCCCGAACCAGTAATGAGCGACGACCCCCAACGCTGA
- the rsfS gene encoding ribosome silencing factor has translation MPASERAIELLTAAAEAAHDKKAENVLAFDVSEQLAITDAFLVASASNDRQVRAIVDAIEEKLRVDFDAKPVRREGAREGRWVLLDYLEIVIHVQHDEERAFYSLERLWRDCPVIALPSPVPGAAGAAGAAGAAGPGSAGPAGSAAE, from the coding sequence ATGCCTGCCAGTGAACGCGCCATCGAGCTGCTGACCGCGGCTGCGGAAGCGGCCCACGACAAGAAGGCCGAGAACGTCCTCGCCTTCGACGTGTCCGAGCAGCTCGCGATCACCGACGCGTTCTTGGTCGCGTCCGCCTCCAACGACCGCCAGGTCCGCGCGATCGTGGACGCGATCGAGGAGAAGCTGCGCGTCGACTTCGACGCCAAGCCGGTCCGTCGCGAGGGCGCCCGCGAGGGGCGCTGGGTGCTGCTCGACTACCTGGAGATCGTCATCCACGTTCAGCACGACGAGGAGCGCGCGTTCTACTCCCTCGAGCGACTGTGGCGGGACTGCCCGGTGATCGCACTGCCGTCGCCGGTGCCCGGGGCCGCCGGTGCTGCTGGTGCCGCTGGTGCCGCTGGTCCTGGGTCCGCCGGTCCTGCCGGTTCCGCGGCCGAATGA